One stretch of Pseudomonas azotoformans DNA includes these proteins:
- a CDS encoding suppressor of fused domain protein — protein sequence MNFFKKLFGSSKTIDTPVVEVDSTDPDSANLAARLASAECLDRHWQSVGTVEQDVLAYLISPSFTGGPYWPSTRQAYRVVRRANSIVLATEGLSDPFDDAEGLGNGFEMELFLETPDIPENVRGTLGDVDPLRRSWAFELLEHVAKTVANAGGITHQLESHGVLSLELPGFSQSHLMSDQLPNLFVTADDATGVLLGGPAPDFPTRLDDMPLSPVQLVPVVLITAAELKYVREGGRAAREDLVARLQAAGVGHVSCVGRESLV from the coding sequence CAAAAACAATCGATACCCCAGTGGTTGAAGTGGACTCCACCGACCCCGACAGCGCCAACCTGGCCGCACGCCTGGCCAGTGCCGAATGCCTGGACCGCCACTGGCAGTCTGTTGGCACTGTCGAACAGGACGTCCTCGCCTACCTGATCAGCCCAAGCTTCACCGGCGGCCCTTACTGGCCGTCCACGCGCCAGGCCTACCGCGTGGTACGCCGCGCCAACAGCATCGTGCTGGCGACCGAAGGGTTATCCGACCCGTTCGACGACGCCGAAGGCCTCGGCAATGGCTTCGAAATGGAACTGTTCCTGGAAACCCCCGACATCCCCGAAAACGTTCGAGGCACATTGGGCGACGTCGACCCGCTACGCCGTAGCTGGGCATTCGAACTGCTCGAACACGTCGCCAAAACCGTCGCCAACGCCGGCGGCATCACCCATCAATTGGAAAGCCATGGCGTCCTCTCCTTGGAACTGCCCGGCTTCAGCCAGTCGCACCTGATGAGCGATCAACTGCCCAACCTGTTCGTCACCGCAGACGACGCCACCGGCGTCCTGCTGGGCGGCCCTGCCCCGGACTTCCCTACCCGCCTCGACGACATGCCGCTCTCACCGGTGCAATTGGTACCGGTGGTGTTGATCACGGCGGCGGAGCTTAAATATGTGCGTGAAGGTGGGCGCGCGGCGCGGGAGGATCTGGTGGCACGGTTGCAGGCGGCGGGGGTTGGGCATGTGAGTTGCGTTGGTCGGGAGAGTTTGGTTTAG